ATATTTGTCAATATAGATATTTATCTATGTGTTTGTTTTAGATTTTAAAACATGTGTCTAATAATTTTCAAGATACGGTATTGAAGATGTATGACGCCGCGTCCTACAATAAAAAAAAACAGCACATGATCTTGAGACTCCATAGACCATCATGCTGCTTAATGTTAAATTTAAACTTACTTCTTGATACTTTCATTCAATAATATGCTTAGAATTCTTGGTAGATTGCTGGATCTTGACCTTTGAGTCGTCCAAACACATTTGAAAGATTGTTAATGCGTTGAATATCACAGCTTTCTAGTTCGAAATCAAAGATATCTAGGTTTTCTTTTTGTCGAATATCTGTTGCGGATTTTGGGATTGGAAGCACGTGAAGATGCAGTTCCCACCTTAATACAATTTGCGCGGGCGTTTTGTGATACTTTATTTGAAGTTCTTTGAATAATGGATGTTCTAAGATTCCAGTATCTCTTCCCAAGGGACTCCATGCTTGTGTCACGATCCCCTTTGACGTGTTATATTCTCGTGAAATAATTTGATTAAAGCTTGGATGACACTCAATTTGATTAAGCGAAGGGGTCACACCAGTTTCTTTAATCAATCTGTCAATGTGTTCAGGCAGGAAGTTGGACACACCAATGCTCTTCACCAACCCTCTACGTTTTGCTTCAACTAAAGCACGCCACGCTTCGACGTATTTGTCTTCTCGTGGGTTTGGCCAGTGAATTAAATAGATGTCAAACGCATCAAGTCCTGATCG
This DNA window, taken from Erysipelothrix larvae, encodes the following:
- a CDS encoding aldo/keto reductase translates to MTFILNDGTVLPDIGFGTYGLKGEMGVHAIVSALQNGYRLLDSAFNYENEGTVGEAIRQSKIKREEILVTSKLPGRYHAYDAALLTIQESLSRSGLDAFDIYLIHWPNPREDKYVEAWRALVEAKRRGLVKSIGVSNFLPEHIDRLIKETGVTPSLNQIECHPSFNQIISREYNTSKGIVTQAWSPLGRDTGILEHPLFKELQIKYHKTPAQIVLRWELHLHVLPIPKSATDIRQKENLDIFDFELESCDIQRINNLSNVFGRLKGQDPAIYQEF